Proteins found in one Arachis stenosperma cultivar V10309 chromosome 8, arast.V10309.gnm1.PFL2, whole genome shotgun sequence genomic segment:
- the LOC130944065 gene encoding uncharacterized protein LOC130944065, with amino-acid sequence MAWVPRFNASRIWLPAFLFSLCILFFTPTIPRSHNHHHFVDMRNLLGVPNTINVITNFPFLIVGVLGFVLALDGAVFYISSQGEVYAWVVFYAGIVGVAFGSAYYHLKPDNHRVLWDTLPMMVAFSSLFSALVVERFGQRIGLFCLFALIFAAVLCVVYERNYNDIRFCMIFQLTLPLAIPVIAFMYSSKYTHSRYWFLATGIYLLAKFEGATDKKLYHANNYIISGHSLEHLCLSLIPIVLSIMLIYRESKFQRLVDLKDRHQRGVNDDFSTELYMAETLQHTEQVKTN; translated from the exons ATGGCTTGGGTACCAAGATTCAACGCAAGTCGTATATGGCTACCTGcatttctcttctctctttgtATCCTCTTCTTCACTCCCACTATCCCTCGCTCCCACAACCACCACCATTTCGTTGACATGCGCAATCTTCTCG GTGTTCCCAACACCATCAATGTCATCACAAATTTCCCTTTCTTAATTGTTGGTGTTCTGGGCTTTGTTCTAGCCCTCGATGGAGCTGTCTTCTACATAAG ttctCAAGGAGAAGTCTATGCTTGGGTAGTATTCTATGCTGGAATAGTAGGCGTGGCTTTTGGTTCTGCTTATTACCATTTGAAGCCTGACAACCACCGTGTGTTGTGGGACACTTTACCG ATGATGGTGGCATTTTCTTCGCTTTTTTCCGCATTGGTTGTTGAGAGATTCGGCCAGAGGATCGGGTTGTTCTGCCTGTTTGCACTCATTTTTGCTGCCGTTCTTTGTGTAGTTTATGAACG AAATTATAATGACATTCGGTTCTGCATGATATTCCAGTTGACTCTTCCTCTAGCTATTCCAGTAATAGCATTTATGTATAGCTCCAAGTACACTCACTCAAGATATTGGTTTCTGGCTACAG GTATTTATCTGCTAGCAAAATTTGAAGGCGCTACTGACAAGAAACTTTACCATGCAAATAACTACATTATCAGCGGGCATTCTTTGGAACACTTATGCTTGTCGTTGATCCCAATTGTGCTCAGCATAATGCTCATCTACAGGGAATCTAAGTTTCAAAG GTTAGTTGATCTTAAAGATCGACATCAAAGAGGAGTGAATGATGATTTTTCAACTGAGCTATATATGGCTGAGACTTTACAGCACACTGAGCAAGTCAAAACAAACTAG